From a region of the Epinephelus fuscoguttatus linkage group LG21, E.fuscoguttatus.final_Chr_v1 genome:
- the si:ch73-206p6.1 gene encoding phospholipid scramblase 1 isoform X1: MDMYAVPNPGIPGCPPGLEYLTQVDQLLIKQKVELVEALVGFESNNKYEVRNSMGQNVFYAVEENDCLSRQCCGPLRPFTIHVLDNFGQEVITVTRPLKCMSCFFPCCLQELEVQAPPGNTVGYVAQQWHPFSPKFIIANEHTEPVLKIHGPFCGWSCLPDVDFEILTMDEVSKIGKVSKQWTGLLREAFTDSDNFGIQFPMDLDVRMKAVMIGACFLIDFMFFESTN; this comes from the exons ATGGATATGTATGCTGTGCCCAACCCGGGGATACCAGGCTGTCCACCAGGACTAGAATACCTGACTCAG GTGGATCAGCTACTCATCAAACAGAAAGTAGAGCTTGTTGAAG CCCTCGTTGGTTTCGAAAGCAACAACAAGTATGAAGTGCGTAACAGCATGGGTCAGAATGTGTTCTACGCGGTCGAGGAGAACGACTGCCTGAGTCGACAGTGCTGTGGTCCCCTGCGCCCCTTCACCATCCACGTCCTGGACAATTTCGGACAAGAGGTCATCACCGTCACACGGCCACTTAAGTGCATGTCTTGCTTCTTCCCTTGTTGTCTACAAGAG CTGGAGGTGCAGGCTCCCCCCGGTAACACAGTGGGGTACGTTGCACAACAGTGGCACCCGTTCTCCCCCAAATTCATCATTGCAAACGAACACACCGAGCCTGTACTGAAGATCCACGGGCCCTTCTGTGGATGGAGCTGCCTTCCAGATGTTGACTTTGAG ATTTTGACGATGGATGAAGTCAGCAAGATCGGGAAAGTCAGTAAGCAGTGGACAGGACTTCTTCGGGAAGCATTCacagattcagacaactttgGTATCCAGTTCCCCATGGACCTGGATGTGAGAATGAAGGCTGTAATGATCGGCGCATGTTTCCTCATT GATTTCATGTTCTTTGAGTCTACTAACTAG
- the si:ch73-206p6.1 gene encoding phospholipid scramblase 1 isoform X2, producing the protein MDTVTERTRVSPAPFNNTVSLQSDKMDMYAVPNPGIPGCPPGLEYLTQVDQLLIKQKVELVEALVGFESNNKYEVRNSMGQNVFYAVEENDCLSRQCCGPLRPFTIHVLDNFGQEVITVTRPLKCMSCFFPCCLQELEVQAPPGNTVGYVAQQWHPFSPKFIIANEHTEPVLKIHGPFCGWSCLPDVDFEILTMDEVSKIGKVSKQWTGLLREAFTDSDNFGIQFPMDLDVRMKAVMIGACFLIDFMFFESTN; encoded by the exons ATGGACACTGTAACAGAGAGGACAAGAGTGTCCCCTGCTCCCTTTAACAACACa GTCTCCCTCCAGTCTGACAAAATGGATATGTATGCTGTGCCCAACCCGGGGATACCAGGCTGTCCACCAGGACTAGAATACCTGACTCAG GTGGATCAGCTACTCATCAAACAGAAAGTAGAGCTTGTTGAAG CCCTCGTTGGTTTCGAAAGCAACAACAAGTATGAAGTGCGTAACAGCATGGGTCAGAATGTGTTCTACGCGGTCGAGGAGAACGACTGCCTGAGTCGACAGTGCTGTGGTCCCCTGCGCCCCTTCACCATCCACGTCCTGGACAATTTCGGACAAGAGGTCATCACCGTCACACGGCCACTTAAGTGCATGTCTTGCTTCTTCCCTTGTTGTCTACAAGAG CTGGAGGTGCAGGCTCCCCCCGGTAACACAGTGGGGTACGTTGCACAACAGTGGCACCCGTTCTCCCCCAAATTCATCATTGCAAACGAACACACCGAGCCTGTACTGAAGATCCACGGGCCCTTCTGTGGATGGAGCTGCCTTCCAGATGTTGACTTTGAG ATTTTGACGATGGATGAAGTCAGCAAGATCGGGAAAGTCAGTAAGCAGTGGACAGGACTTCTTCGGGAAGCATTCacagattcagacaactttgGTATCCAGTTCCCCATGGACCTGGATGTGAGAATGAAGGCTGTAATGATCGGCGCATGTTTCCTCATT GATTTCATGTTCTTTGAGTCTACTAACTAG